One Paenibacillus sp. FSL W8-0186 genomic window carries:
- a CDS encoding sugar ABC transporter permease, with product MQKSMKKYFALFALPTIIAFSVAFVLPFILGVYLSFTEFTTVNDAKWVGLSNYVKAFSNQDFLNALWFTVKFTVVSVLTINVFAFILAMLLTRGKKGTNLFRTVFFMPNLIGGIVLGYIWQLIINGVLYKFDLTLTFDPKYGFWGLVVLMNWQLIGYMMIIYVAGIQNVPKDVIEVAKIDGASRFQVLRNVTLPLVMPSITICLFLTLSNSFKLFDQNLALTAGAPAKQTAMLALDIYNTFYGKTGWEGVGQAKAVVFFVLVALIALVQLLITRRKEVES from the coding sequence ATGCAAAAGTCGATGAAAAAATATTTTGCCCTTTTTGCATTGCCTACGATCATCGCCTTTTCGGTAGCTTTTGTTCTACCGTTCATATTAGGTGTATACCTCTCCTTCACGGAATTTACGACCGTGAACGATGCAAAGTGGGTAGGATTAAGCAATTACGTCAAAGCGTTCTCGAACCAGGACTTTTTGAATGCATTATGGTTTACAGTAAAATTCACTGTAGTTTCGGTACTGACAATCAATGTGTTCGCCTTCATTCTTGCGATGCTGCTCACCCGCGGGAAGAAAGGAACGAACCTGTTCCGCACGGTGTTCTTCATGCCGAATCTGATCGGCGGGATCGTGCTCGGTTACATCTGGCAGCTGATCATTAACGGCGTGCTGTATAAATTCGATCTCACTCTGACGTTCGATCCGAAGTACGGCTTTTGGGGACTCGTCGTGCTGATGAACTGGCAGCTGATCGGTTATATGATGATTATTTACGTCGCGGGTATACAGAACGTGCCTAAGGATGTCATTGAGGTGGCGAAAATCGACGGCGCCTCCCGGTTTCAGGTACTGCGCAACGTGACGCTGCCGCTCGTTATGCCATCGATTACAATTTGTCTGTTCCTAACCTTGTCGAACTCGTTCAAGCTGTTTGACCAGAACCTGGCTCTCACAGCAGGCGCGCCGGCGAAGCAGACGGCGATGCTGGCATTGGATATTTACAACACCTTCTATGGTAAGACGGGTTGGGAAGGCGTAGGCCAGGCCAAAGCGGTTGTATTTTTTGTCCTGGTGGCCTTGATTGCGCTTGTTCAACTGCTGATTACTAGAAGGAAGGAGGTTGAGAGCTGA
- a CDS encoding NifU N-terminal domain-containing protein: MALEVDVQATPNPNAVKISAKEALFEGTRSISLKSGEATDHPLASALLGIEGVDNIFGLRDFVTITKKPEADWDPILEQAEEAFKKIYG; encoded by the coding sequence ATGGCATTGGAAGTCGATGTACAGGCCACCCCGAATCCGAACGCCGTGAAGATCAGCGCGAAGGAAGCGCTGTTCGAAGGCACGCGCAGCATATCCTTGAAGAGCGGCGAGGCAACGGATCATCCGCTGGCCAGCGCCCTTCTGGGCATTGAAGGCGTGGATAACATTTTTGGATTAAGAGATTTCGTGACGATTACAAAGAAGCCGGAAGCGGACTGGGATCCAATTCTGGAACAAGCGGAAGAAGCGTTCAAGAAAATTTACGGTTAA
- a CDS encoding FAD-dependent oxidoreductase: protein MNELICLVVGGGYAGINAIQSIRQAFQKAGETRKIRIVLIDKEPYHLRKVLLFKPAAHQEEITIPFTRMFSDIQVIRGTVGRIEHDQKQARYRDGEGKEHTLAYDIAVVTVGSIVRRPKPDQGGIALTELKAAAAIRQQWQENMRQAAEATDPVEKQRLLTTVVAGAGISGIENSAELAWFMRQEAGALEIDPEMIKVYLINAQARLFPEGPLKVGRRLEHKLHNYGVTVLHEVKALQEKEGMVSLSSGEVIPAGLCVWTLGLLPNPALREMGLPLTADGQVIVDASYRVQGMPGMYSIGDCARIVDPATGRADTMTCKEGGAQASRLGAIVLADLNGRPAPQHKGYMDAYCFGLGGERGMVWTRQWGLDMIITGRLGWKIRQYTWDIASLLKQPHRKP from the coding sequence ATGAACGAATTAATATGCTTGGTTGTAGGCGGGGGTTACGCAGGAATAAATGCGATTCAATCTATCCGGCAAGCATTTCAAAAAGCAGGTGAGACAAGGAAGATACGAATTGTTCTGATCGATAAGGAGCCCTATCATTTGCGGAAGGTGCTGCTCTTTAAGCCTGCTGCCCATCAGGAGGAGATCACGATTCCTTTTACGCGCATGTTTTCGGATATCCAGGTTATTAGAGGAACTGTTGGAAGAATCGAGCATGATCAGAAGCAAGCTCGCTATCGGGATGGCGAAGGCAAGGAGCATACGCTTGCGTACGATATTGCCGTAGTTACGGTTGGCAGCATCGTAAGGCGGCCTAAACCTGATCAGGGGGGGATCGCTTTAACGGAGCTGAAGGCGGCTGCGGCAATACGTCAGCAATGGCAGGAGAATATGCGCCAGGCTGCAGAGGCGACGGATCCCGTGGAGAAGCAGCGGCTGCTGACTACGGTGGTGGCCGGGGCTGGCATTAGCGGAATCGAAAATTCGGCCGAACTGGCCTGGTTCATGCGCCAGGAAGCCGGGGCCCTGGAAATCGATCCGGAGATGATCAAGGTGTATTTGATCAATGCCCAGGCGAGGCTGTTCCCGGAGGGTCCTCTCAAAGTGGGGCGCAGGCTGGAACACAAGCTTCATAATTATGGCGTAACCGTGTTGCATGAAGTCAAGGCGCTTCAGGAAAAAGAGGGGATGGTGTCATTGTCAAGCGGCGAGGTTATCCCGGCGGGATTATGCGTGTGGACGCTAGGCTTGCTGCCGAATCCAGCACTAAGGGAGATGGGGCTGCCGCTTACGGCTGACGGGCAGGTTATCGTAGATGCAAGCTACCGGGTGCAAGGCATGCCGGGGATGTACAGCATTGGGGACTGCGCGAGAATCGTCGATCCGGCTACCGGCCGCGCTGACACCATGACATGCAAAGAAGGAGGCGCACAGGCGTCCAGATTGGGAGCGATTGTGCTGGCGGACTTGAACGGCCGCCCGGCTCCACAGCATAAGGGTTATATGGATGCGTACTGCTTCGGCTTGGGAGGGGAGCGGGGGATGGTCTGGACGCGGCAATGGGGGCTGGATATGATAATTACAGGCAGGCTGGGTTGGAAAATTCGCCAATATACTTGGGATATCGCAAGCCTGTTGAAGCAGCCCCATCGGAAACCGTGA
- a CDS encoding LacI family DNA-binding transcriptional regulator gives MASITIKDIAKMCGVGVTTVSRAINNHPDISEETKAMIMQVIKDNHYVPNNSARNLKRSVSKTIAVLIKGITNPFFNPMIQVFEREIQRKKYSFILQRVDEKQDEIEVAIELEKEKRLKGIVFLGGYFSHSKEKLDQLTVPFVLSTIGMTEEFDPNDYSSVSVDDVKESYKIVDYLCNEGHRKIAIITAPMDDVSIGKLRYEGYKKALKQHGIEYNERLVRPMREDIDSYSMENGYEVTKELLQSGEEFTAIYAVSDSLAIGACKAIFEAGLSVPEDYSVVGFDGLDISFYYNPSITTIKQPTEEIAQETIKILFDLIDKKITHAHKTFPGELVIRNSTKRLN, from the coding sequence ATGGCTTCTATTACAATTAAAGATATTGCCAAGATGTGCGGCGTCGGGGTAACTACGGTTTCCAGAGCGATCAACAACCACCCCGATATTAGCGAAGAGACCAAGGCGATGATCATGCAGGTCATCAAAGACAATCATTACGTGCCGAACAACAGCGCGAGAAATTTGAAGCGTTCGGTGTCCAAGACGATCGCGGTGTTGATCAAGGGGATCACCAACCCGTTCTTCAACCCGATGATTCAGGTGTTCGAGCGGGAAATTCAGCGGAAGAAGTATTCCTTCATCCTGCAGCGCGTCGACGAGAAGCAGGATGAAATCGAAGTGGCGATCGAGCTGGAGAAGGAGAAGCGGCTGAAGGGCATTGTGTTCCTCGGCGGGTATTTCTCGCATTCCAAAGAGAAGCTGGATCAGTTAACCGTGCCGTTCGTGCTCAGTACGATCGGGATGACGGAAGAATTCGATCCTAACGATTACTCCTCCGTTTCGGTCGACGACGTCAAGGAGAGCTATAAAATCGTCGATTATTTATGCAATGAAGGACATCGCAAAATCGCGATCATTACCGCGCCAATGGATGACGTAAGTATTGGCAAGCTGAGATACGAAGGATATAAGAAAGCCTTGAAGCAGCACGGCATCGAATACAATGAGCGGCTGGTGCGCCCTATGCGGGAGGATATCGACAGCTACTCCATGGAGAACGGTTATGAGGTCACCAAGGAGCTGCTTCAGTCCGGTGAAGAGTTCACGGCGATTTACGCCGTATCCGACAGCCTCGCGATCGGGGCATGCAAAGCGATATTTGAAGCGGGCCTAAGCGTGCCTGAGGACTATTCTGTTGTAGGTTTTGACGGGCTGGATATTTCCTTCTATTATAATCCGTCGATCACGACCATCAAGCAGCCGACAGAGGAAATAGCGCAGGAGACGATTAAGATCTTATTTGATTTAATAGATAAAAAAATAACTCACGCCCATAAAACCTTCCCCGGCGAGCTGGTCATCCGGAATTCGACGAAACGTCTCAACTAG
- a CDS encoding carbohydrate ABC transporter permease, translating to MQKTNKGADTLIFLILFLLAVAFISPILIVLMNSFKGKFFISDTPFLLPNSETFSGLSNYTSGIAKTDFISAFGMSLFITVFSVAVIVLFTSMTAWYITRVKTKFNQLLYYIFVFSMIVPFQMVMFTMTKTANVLNLDNPVGIILIYLGFGSGLSVFLFSGFVKSIPIEIEEAVMIDGCNPAQSFFKVVLPILKPIAITVAILNVMWVWNDYLLPDLVIGSEYKTIPIAIQYLKGGYGSIDMGAMMAMLVLAIVPIVIFYLLCQKYIIEGVVAGAVKG from the coding sequence ATGCAAAAGACAAACAAAGGAGCAGATACGCTCATCTTTCTGATTTTGTTCCTATTGGCGGTTGCCTTCATTTCTCCGATCCTGATCGTATTAATGAACTCATTTAAAGGAAAGTTCTTTATCAGCGATACCCCGTTTTTGCTGCCCAATAGCGAAACGTTTTCCGGGCTCAGCAACTATACGAGCGGGATCGCCAAGACGGATTTCATATCGGCGTTTGGCATGTCGCTGTTCATCACCGTTTTCTCCGTAGCCGTGATTGTCCTATTTACGTCCATGACCGCTTGGTATATAACGAGAGTCAAGACGAAATTCAATCAATTGCTGTATTACATTTTTGTATTCTCCATGATCGTGCCGTTCCAGATGGTGATGTTTACGATGACGAAGACGGCCAACGTCCTGAATCTCGACAACCCGGTCGGCATCATTCTCATTTACCTCGGCTTTGGCTCGGGATTATCCGTCTTTCTATTTAGCGGGTTCGTGAAGTCGATTCCGATCGAAATCGAAGAAGCAGTTATGATTGACGGCTGCAACCCCGCGCAGTCCTTCTTTAAGGTTGTGCTGCCGATCCTTAAGCCGATTGCGATCACGGTCGCCATTCTGAACGTCATGTGGGTATGGAACGACTACCTGCTCCCCGATCTCGTCATCGGAAGCGAGTACAAGACGATCCCGATTGCGATCCAGTACCTGAAAGGCGGATACGGCTCTATCGATATGGGTGCTATGATGGCCATGCTGGTGCTGGCGATCGTGCCGATCGTCATATTCTATTTGCTCTGTCAGAAGTATATTATAGAAGGCGTTGTTGCAGGGGCGGTCAAAGGCTGA
- a CDS encoding ABC transporter substrate-binding protein, which yields MNKLKKMLGIMLVFTLVTVLAAACGKGDNSAAGENGAKGEGASGGAKEIYFLNFKPEIAEVYEKIAKDYEAETGVKVKVVTAASGTYETKLKSEISKKDAPTIFQINGPVGYQAWKDYTLDLKDTKLYSYLSDPSLAVTSEGGVYGIPYVVEGYGIIYNDAIMQKFFALPDKAVSISSASEINNFSTLKAVVEDMTAKKDQLGIKGVFASTSLGAGEQWRWQTHLANLPLYYEFKDNTEFDNTVLAGLAANEVQFKYADNFKNIFDLYTNNSVTKGALLGGKSVADSMAEFALGQAAMVQNGNWAWGQINEVGGNVVKAEDIKFLPIYTGVSGEEKQGLAIGTENYLAINSKVSPEKQQASINFLEWLFTSDKGKAYVTQELGFIAPFNTFNENEKPADPLAKEVMSWMEKDVTSVPWTFAAFPSEEFKNQFGDALLQYVQGNQSWDEVVKVFTESWAAEKAK from the coding sequence ATGAACAAGCTGAAGAAAATGCTGGGGATTATGCTTGTATTCACTCTGGTAACTGTGCTGGCTGCGGCATGCGGCAAGGGTGATAATTCGGCTGCCGGGGAGAATGGCGCCAAAGGCGAAGGAGCTTCTGGCGGAGCAAAAGAAATTTATTTCCTGAACTTCAAGCCGGAGATTGCGGAAGTATACGAGAAGATCGCCAAGGATTATGAAGCGGAAACAGGGGTTAAGGTCAAAGTTGTTACGGCAGCAAGCGGTACTTATGAAACGAAATTGAAATCGGAAATATCCAAGAAGGATGCGCCGACGATTTTTCAAATCAACGGACCTGTCGGCTATCAAGCATGGAAGGATTACACACTCGATCTGAAAGATACGAAGCTTTACAGTTACTTATCTGATCCAAGCCTCGCGGTGACAAGTGAAGGCGGCGTGTACGGCATACCTTACGTCGTGGAAGGCTACGGCATCATTTATAATGATGCGATCATGCAGAAATTCTTTGCGCTGCCGGATAAAGCGGTCTCCATTTCGTCCGCGTCCGAAATCAACAACTTTAGTACTTTGAAAGCGGTTGTCGAGGACATGACGGCGAAGAAGGATCAGCTTGGCATCAAAGGCGTATTTGCATCTACTTCGCTTGGCGCTGGCGAGCAATGGAGATGGCAGACGCACTTGGCCAACCTGCCGCTGTACTATGAATTCAAGGACAATACGGAGTTTGACAACACCGTACTGGCCGGTCTTGCAGCGAATGAAGTGCAGTTCAAATATGCGGACAACTTCAAGAACATTTTTGACCTGTATACGAACAATTCGGTGACGAAGGGAGCGCTGCTGGGAGGCAAATCCGTAGCCGACTCTATGGCTGAATTTGCGCTTGGCCAAGCGGCGATGGTTCAGAACGGGAACTGGGCCTGGGGCCAAATCAATGAAGTAGGCGGCAACGTGGTCAAGGCGGAGGATATCAAATTCCTACCGATCTACACCGGAGTTAGCGGCGAAGAGAAGCAAGGTCTGGCCATCGGTACCGAGAACTACCTTGCGATCAATAGCAAAGTGTCGCCTGAGAAGCAGCAGGCTTCAATCAATTTCCTGGAATGGCTGTTCACCAGTGATAAGGGAAAAGCTTATGTAACGCAGGAGCTGGGCTTTATCGCACCGTTCAATACGTTTAATGAAAACGAGAAGCCGGCTGACCCGCTGGCGAAAGAAGTGATGTCCTGGATGGAGAAGGATGTGACCTCTGTTCCTTGGACGTTCGCGGCGTTCCCGAGCGAGGAGTTCAAGAATCAGTTCGGTGATGCTTTGCTGCAATACGTTCAAGGCAACCAATCCTGGGATGAAGTTGTGAAGGTGTTCACGGAGAGCTGGGCAGCAGAAAAGGCAAAATGA